From the genome of Mycetocola spongiae, one region includes:
- the argF gene encoding ornithine carbamoyltransferase — protein MTRHFLRDDDLSPAEQAEVLDLAIALKADRYARTPLAGPQTVSVFFDKTSTRTRISFATGIADLGGSPLIITSGDSQLGAKESVADTARVLERQVAAIVWRTFAHSGLEEMAEGTTIPVINALSDDFHPCQLLADLQTIREHRGELAGQVLAFLGDGACNMGNSYLLACVTAGMHVRVAAPAGFAPAAAVIADAEAIAATTGGSVLITTDPALAVAGADVVVTDTWVSMGKEDEKADREAAFRPYAVTQELFDSAKNDAIFMHCLPAYRGYEVEASVIDGPRSVVWDEAENRLHAQKALMVWLLEKNAA, from the coding sequence ATGACCCGCCATTTCCTTCGCGATGACGACCTCTCGCCCGCCGAGCAGGCCGAGGTTCTTGACCTGGCCATCGCGCTGAAGGCCGACCGCTATGCCCGCACGCCGCTGGCCGGCCCGCAGACCGTTTCGGTGTTTTTTGATAAGACCTCCACGCGCACCCGGATCTCCTTTGCCACCGGCATCGCCGATCTGGGCGGCTCGCCGCTGATCATCACCTCGGGGGATAGCCAGCTCGGGGCCAAGGAATCCGTGGCCGATACCGCGCGCGTGCTGGAACGCCAGGTCGCCGCGATCGTCTGGCGCACCTTCGCCCACTCGGGCCTCGAGGAGATGGCGGAGGGCACCACGATCCCCGTGATCAACGCGCTCTCCGATGATTTCCACCCGTGCCAGCTCCTCGCCGATCTGCAAACCATCCGCGAGCACCGCGGGGAGCTGGCCGGCCAGGTCCTGGCGTTCCTCGGCGATGGGGCCTGCAATATGGGTAACTCCTATCTGCTGGCCTGCGTGACCGCGGGAATGCACGTGCGCGTGGCCGCCCCGGCCGGGTTTGCCCCCGCCGCCGCGGTCATCGCCGATGCCGAGGCGATCGCCGCGACCACCGGGGGATCGGTCCTGATCACCACCGATCCGGCCCTGGCCGTGGCCGGTGCCGATGTGGTGGTCACCGATACCTGGGTCTCGATGGGTAAGGAGGACGAGAAGGCCGACCGCGAGGCGGCGTTCCGTCCCTATGCCGTGACCCAGGAGCTTTTTGACTCCGCCAAAAACGACGCCATTTTTATGCACTGCCTGCCCGCCTATCGCGGCTATGAGGTGGAGGCCTCCGTGATCGACGGCCCGCGCTCGGTGGTCTGGGACGAGGCGGAGAACCGCCTGCACGCGCAGAAGGCCCTCATGGTCTGGCTGCTGGAAAAGAACGCGGCCTAG
- the argC gene encoding N-acetyl-gamma-glutamyl-phosphate reductase, translating to MSFTVAVAGASGYAGGELLRLLAAHPEFILTTVTAHSNAGQSVGSVHPHLRSLADMVFVETTPENLNGHDIVFLALPHGASGALTAQLDEGVLVVDCGADHRLESEEDWAAFYGGEFYGAWSYGVPELLHADGTRQRDRLIGATRIAAPGCNASTVELSLAPGIAAGVIEATDIVSVLAVGPSGAGRALKTNLLASEILGSANPYAVGGTHRHIPEIIQGLRWAGATEATVSFTPVLVPMSRGILATTTARLAPGVDADGIRAAWEAAYAEEPFVHVLPAGSFPRTADVLGANTALIGLAVDEAAGRVIIVTAVDNLAKGTAGAAIQSANIALGLAETCGLNINGVAP from the coding sequence ATGTCCTTTACCGTTGCGGTAGCCGGTGCATCCGGTTACGCCGGAGGTGAGCTGCTGCGGCTTCTCGCGGCCCACCCCGAATTCATCCTGACCACCGTCACCGCGCATTCCAATGCCGGTCAGAGCGTGGGCAGCGTGCATCCGCACCTGCGCTCCCTGGCCGATATGGTGTTTGTGGAGACCACCCCCGAAAACCTCAACGGACACGATATTGTGTTCCTCGCCCTCCCGCACGGGGCCTCCGGCGCGCTCACCGCCCAGCTGGACGAGGGTGTCCTCGTGGTGGACTGCGGCGCCGATCACCGCCTCGAATCCGAGGAGGACTGGGCCGCGTTTTATGGCGGCGAGTTTTATGGCGCGTGGAGCTATGGCGTTCCCGAGCTTCTGCACGCGGACGGCACCCGCCAGCGCGATCGCCTGATCGGGGCCACCCGCATCGCCGCCCCCGGCTGCAATGCGTCCACCGTGGAACTCTCCCTGGCCCCCGGCATCGCCGCGGGCGTGATCGAGGCCACCGATATCGTCAGCGTTCTGGCCGTGGGCCCCTCGGGTGCCGGCCGCGCGCTGAAGACCAACCTGCTGGCCAGCGAGATTCTGGGCAGCGCCAATCCCTATGCCGTGGGCGGCACCCACCGGCATATCCCCGAGATCATCCAGGGGCTGCGCTGGGCCGGGGCCACCGAGGCCACCGTGTCCTTTACCCCCGTGCTTGTCCCGATGTCCCGCGGAATCCTCGCCACCACCACCGCGCGCCTCGCGCCGGGAGTGGATGCGGACGGTATCCGCGCGGCCTGGGAGGCGGCCTATGCCGAGGAACCGTTTGTGCACGTGCTGCCCGCCGGCTCCTTCCCGCGCACCGCGGATGTGCTAGGTGCCAATACCGCGCTGATCGGCCTCGCCGTGGACGAGGCAGCGGGCCGCGTCATCATCGTGACCGCCGTGGATAACCTGGCCAAGGGCACCGCGGGTGCCGCGATCCAGTCCGCGAATATCGCGCTGGGCCTGGCCGAGACCTGCGGCCTCAACATTAACGGGGTAGCCCCGTGA
- a CDS encoding helix-turn-helix domain-containing protein, whose product MAISTDTTSIDIIGPAKTETGSVDITAADPMRQVGALIRAARVDRKLTQAQLAERVGTSQSAINRIEQGSQNISIELLARLSVALKSELISFGERPKTSHIRVHGGQKLHGSIAVNSSKNGAVALLCAALINRGTTRLHRVARIVEVDRIIDVLRSMGVKVTWYGDDNSVEIVVPEDLNLAEIDEDAGRRTRSVLMFLGPLIGRFDNFSLPYAGGCDLGTRTVEPHLIALRPFGLDVEATTGWYRASVNRDVPSELNVVLTERGDTVTENAIMAAAVRDGVTVIRNASPNYMVQDLCFYLELLGISVEGIGTTTLRITGSSSINADVDYWPSEDPVEAMSLLTAGIVTGSEITVTRVPIEFMEIELATLGEMKLRYSQTAEYMAHNGRTRLVDVTVYPSELIAPIDKIHPMPFPGLNIDNLPFFVVIAACATGDTLIHDWVYEGRAIHLTDLTRLGAQVRLRDPHRLDVTGPTHWSGAEVSCPPALRPAVVILLAMLAAKGTSVLRNVDIISRGYEQLQERLISLGASIETFRD is encoded by the coding sequence ATGGCTATCTCAACGGACACCACCTCCATCGACATCATCGGACCGGCCAAGACCGAGACCGGTTCCGTCGATATCACCGCCGCCGACCCGATGCGCCAGGTGGGCGCACTCATCCGGGCGGCCCGCGTGGATCGCAAACTCACCCAGGCCCAGCTGGCCGAGCGGGTGGGCACCAGCCAGAGCGCGATCAACCGCATCGAGCAGGGCAGCCAAAATATCTCGATTGAACTCCTCGCCCGCCTGAGCGTGGCGCTGAAGAGCGAGCTGATCTCCTTCGGCGAGCGCCCCAAGACCTCCCATATCCGCGTGCACGGCGGCCAGAAACTCCACGGCTCGATTGCCGTGAACTCCAGCAAAAACGGCGCGGTCGCGCTGCTCTGTGCCGCGCTGATCAACCGCGGCACCACCCGCCTGCACCGCGTGGCCCGCATCGTCGAGGTGGACCGCATCATCGACGTCCTGCGCAGCATGGGAGTGAAGGTCACCTGGTATGGCGACGATAACAGCGTGGAGATCGTGGTCCCCGAGGATCTGAACCTCGCCGAGATCGACGAGGATGCCGGCCGCCGCACGCGCAGCGTCCTGATGTTTCTCGGCCCGCTGATCGGCCGCTTTGATAATTTCTCGCTGCCCTATGCGGGTGGCTGCGATCTAGGCACCCGCACCGTGGAGCCGCACCTGATCGCGCTGCGCCCCTTTGGCCTGGACGTGGAGGCCACCACCGGCTGGTATCGCGCAAGCGTAAACCGCGACGTCCCGAGCGAGCTGAACGTGGTCCTGACCGAGCGCGGTGATACCGTGACCGAGAACGCCATCATGGCCGCGGCCGTGCGCGATGGCGTGACCGTGATCCGCAATGCGAGCCCCAACTATATGGTGCAGGACCTGTGCTTCTATCTGGAGCTGCTGGGCATCTCCGTCGAGGGCATCGGCACCACCACGCTGCGCATCACGGGCAGCTCCTCGATTAATGCCGATGTGGACTACTGGCCCAGCGAGGACCCGGTGGAGGCCATGAGCCTGCTGACCGCCGGCATCGTGACCGGCTCCGAGATCACCGTGACGCGGGTGCCGATCGAGTTTATGGAGATCGAGCTGGCCACCCTCGGGGAGATGAAGCTGCGCTATAGCCAGACCGCCGAATATATGGCGCATAACGGCCGCACCCGGCTGGTTGATGTCACGGTCTACCCCTCGGAGCTGATTGCGCCGATCGATAAGATTCACCCGATGCCCTTCCCCGGGCTAAATATCGATAACCTGCCGTTTTTTGTGGTGATCGCGGCATGCGCCACGGGCGATACCCTCATCCACGACTGGGTTTATGAGGGGCGCGCCATTCACCTCACCGACCTCACCCGCCTCGGGGCCCAGGTGCGCCTGCGCGATCCGCACCGCCTGGACGTGACCGGCCCGACCCACTGGTCCGGCGCCGAGGTCTCCTGCCCTCCCGCGCTGCGCCCGGCCGTGGTGATCCTGCTCGCGATGCTCGCGGCCAAGGGCACGAGCGTGCTGCGCAATGTGGATATCATCTCTCGCGGTTATGAGCAGTTGCAGGAGCGGCTGATCTCGCTCGGCGCCTCGATCGAGACGTTCCGCGACTAG
- a CDS encoding acetylornithine transaminase, translated as MITWHDTEAQNMMNTFGPTQALLVRGSGAHVTDIDGRTYLDFLGGIAVNSLGHAHPAVVAAVSEQAGRLMHVSNFFSSLPQLALAEKIKQLAGTGESGRVFFTNSGTEANEAAFKLARLHGGTARPRILALEQAFHGRSMGALALTAKAAYRDPFGPMLTGVEHIPATIEALGEALDDTVSALIIEPIQGEAGVVPLPEGYLSAARELTRSHGVLLIVDDIQTGVGRTGEWFGFQSAGIMPDAFTLAKGLGGGFPVGALITTGAASELLKPGNHGTTFGGNPLATAVALAVLNEIETADLLTNVREREAQIRAEIAALNSPLISGIRGSGLLLGIALTQPIAADLAREALATGLIINPPNPDTLRIAPPLNITSADVTEFTTLLGSVLAAHA; from the coding sequence ATGATCACCTGGCACGATACCGAAGCCCAAAACATGATGAATACGTTTGGCCCGACCCAGGCGCTCCTGGTGCGCGGATCGGGCGCCCACGTGACCGATATCGACGGCCGCACCTATCTGGACTTCCTCGGCGGCATCGCCGTGAACTCCCTCGGGCACGCCCACCCCGCCGTGGTGGCCGCGGTCTCCGAGCAGGCCGGACGCCTCATGCACGTATCCAATTTTTTCTCCTCGCTGCCGCAGCTGGCCCTCGCCGAGAAGATTAAGCAGCTCGCGGGAACCGGCGAGAGTGGAAGGGTCTTTTTCACCAATTCCGGAACCGAGGCCAATGAGGCCGCGTTTAAGCTGGCACGGCTGCACGGCGGCACCGCCCGCCCGCGCATCCTCGCGCTGGAACAGGCATTCCACGGCCGGAGCATGGGCGCGCTAGCGCTCACCGCGAAGGCCGCGTATCGGGATCCGTTTGGCCCGATGCTCACCGGGGTGGAGCATATCCCGGCCACCATCGAGGCACTCGGGGAGGCCCTGGACGATACCGTCTCGGCGCTAATCATCGAGCCGATCCAGGGCGAGGCCGGGGTGGTTCCGCTGCCCGAGGGCTATCTGAGCGCCGCGCGTGAGCTCACCCGCAGCCACGGAGTCCTGCTGATCGTGGATGATATCCAGACGGGCGTGGGGCGCACGGGCGAGTGGTTTGGTTTCCAATCCGCGGGCATCATGCCCGATGCCTTCACCCTGGCCAAGGGCCTCGGCGGCGGTTTTCCCGTGGGGGCCCTGATCACCACGGGCGCCGCCTCCGAACTGCTTAAGCCCGGAAATCACGGCACCACATTTGGCGGCAACCCGCTCGCCACGGCCGTGGCCCTCGCGGTGCTCAACGAGATTGAAACCGCCGATCTGCTCACAAACGTGCGCGAGCGCGAGGCGCAGATCCGCGCCGAGATCGCCGCGCTGAACTCCCCGCTGATCTCCGGGATTCGCGGCAGCGGCCTGCTCCTGGGCATCGCCCTGACCCAGCCGATCGCGGCGGATCTGGCGCGCGAGGCCCTCGCCACGGGACTGATCATCAACCCGCCCAACCCGGATACGCTGCGGATCGCCCCGCCGCTGAATATCACCTCCGCGGACGTCACCGAGTTCACCACGCTGCTCGGTTCCGTTCTCGCCGCCCACGCATGA
- the argB gene encoding acetylglutamate kinase: protein MPTTIEVSPSEAAAKAAVLIEALPWLKRYHGAIVVVKFGGNAMVSPELSAAFAEDMVFLHHAGLRPVVVHGGGPQISAGLAEKNIASEFRGGYRYTSPEAIGVVRDVLRNRVNKELVALINEHGTIARSIAGEHGNLFGGRTRGVIVDGVELDLGRVGDILEVDPSSVMDALDAGRIPVITSIAYDLDDPEKLLNINADSAAAAVAVALQAQKLLVLTDVAGLYSDWPNRDSLVSVINTVELRALLPELESGMIPKMNACLDAVEGGVPNAAIIDGRIEHSILLEVFTQNGIGTQVVSEDA, encoded by the coding sequence ATGCCCACTACTATCGAGGTTTCCCCGTCCGAGGCGGCCGCCAAGGCCGCCGTCCTGATCGAGGCCCTGCCCTGGCTGAAGCGCTATCACGGCGCAATCGTGGTCGTAAAATTTGGCGGCAACGCCATGGTCTCGCCCGAGCTGAGCGCCGCATTTGCCGAGGATATGGTGTTCCTGCACCACGCCGGCCTGCGCCCCGTGGTGGTCCACGGCGGCGGCCCGCAGATCTCCGCGGGCCTGGCAGAGAAGAATATCGCCAGCGAGTTCCGCGGCGGCTACCGCTATACCAGCCCCGAGGCCATCGGCGTGGTGCGCGATGTGCTGCGCAACCGCGTGAATAAGGAACTCGTGGCGCTGATTAACGAGCACGGCACGATTGCCCGCTCGATCGCCGGCGAGCACGGCAATCTATTTGGCGGCCGCACCCGCGGCGTGATCGTGGACGGCGTGGAGCTGGACCTCGGCCGCGTGGGCGATATCCTCGAGGTGGATCCCTCCTCCGTGATGGATGCCCTGGACGCCGGACGCATTCCCGTGATCACGTCGATCGCCTATGACCTCGACGATCCCGAGAAGCTGCTGAATATTAATGCCGATTCCGCGGCCGCCGCGGTGGCCGTGGCCCTGCAGGCGCAGAAGCTGCTGGTCCTCACGGATGTCGCGGGGCTCTATAGCGATTGGCCCAACCGGGATTCGCTGGTCTCGGTGATTAACACCGTGGAGCTGCGTGCCCTGCTGCCCGAGCTGGAATCGGGCATGATCCCCAAAATGAACGCCTGCCTGGACGCGGTGGAGGGTGGCGTGCCCAATGCCGCCATCATCGACGGCCGGATCGAACACTCGATCCTGCTGGAGGTCTTCACCCAGAACGGCATCGGCACCCAAGTAGTGAGCGAAGACGCATGA
- the argJ gene encoding bifunctional glutamate N-acetyltransferase/amino-acid acetyltransferase ArgJ → MSVTTPQGFLAAGVAAGLKSTGKPDLALIVNTGPARAAAAVFTSNRALANPILWSREVIRDGRVDAIVLNSGGANCFTGSQGFQTTHATAEAVAAAVGASATDILVCSTGLIGEQLDRDKLTAGVTAAAAALSETGGEDAAAAIMTTDTVPKTSEFLAPEWSIGGIAKGAGMLAPGLATMLVVITTDAVLDSAALDAALREATRVSFDRLDSDGCMSTNDQVTLLASGASGITPDLADFTGALTGVCRDLAEQLQGDAEGASHDIAIAVSGAATEEDAVEVGRSVARNNLFKAAIYGNDPNWGRVLAAIGTTSAPFDPYNVDVVFNGVRVCHEGAPDASRDLVDLTPRAVNIEIHLNNGSASATILTNDLTHDYVHENSAYAS, encoded by the coding sequence ATGAGCGTCACCACACCCCAGGGATTTCTCGCCGCGGGCGTCGCCGCCGGGCTAAAGAGCACGGGCAAACCCGATCTTGCACTGATCGTAAACACGGGCCCCGCGCGCGCCGCCGCCGCGGTCTTCACCAGCAATCGCGCGCTGGCCAACCCGATCCTGTGGTCACGGGAGGTGATCCGGGACGGCCGGGTAGACGCCATCGTGCTGAACTCGGGCGGTGCCAATTGCTTCACGGGCTCCCAGGGTTTCCAGACCACGCATGCCACCGCCGAGGCCGTGGCCGCCGCGGTGGGGGCCTCCGCGACCGATATCCTCGTCTGCTCCACCGGACTGATCGGGGAACAGCTCGACCGGGATAAGCTCACCGCGGGCGTGACCGCTGCCGCCGCCGCCCTGAGCGAGACCGGCGGGGAGGATGCCGCCGCCGCGATCATGACCACCGATACGGTTCCCAAGACCAGCGAGTTCCTCGCCCCCGAGTGGTCCATCGGCGGCATCGCCAAGGGCGCCGGAATGCTCGCGCCCGGCCTCGCCACGATGCTTGTGGTGATCACCACCGATGCCGTCCTGGATTCCGCGGCACTGGATGCGGCGCTGCGCGAGGCCACCCGGGTGAGCTTTGACCGCCTCGACTCCGATGGCTGCATGTCCACCAACGACCAGGTGACCCTGCTGGCCTCGGGCGCCTCCGGGATCACCCCCGACCTCGCCGATTTCACCGGGGCACTCACGGGTGTTTGCCGCGATCTGGCCGAGCAGTTGCAGGGTGACGCCGAGGGAGCCAGCCACGATATCGCGATTGCCGTCTCGGGCGCCGCAACCGAGGAGGACGCCGTGGAGGTGGGCCGCTCGGTGGCCCGCAATAACCTCTTTAAGGCAGCGATCTACGGCAACGACCCCAACTGGGGCCGCGTGCTGGCAGCGATCGGAACCACCTCGGCCCCGTTTGACCCCTATAACGTGGACGTCGTGTTTAACGGTGTGCGGGTATGCCACGAGGGTGCACCCGATGCCAGCCGCGACCTCGTGGACCTCACCCCGCGGGCCGTGAATATCGAGATTCACCTGAATAACGGGTCGGCCTCGGCCACCATCCTGACCAATGACCTCACGCATGATTATGTGCATGAGAATAGCGCCTACGCGAGTTAG